A genomic region of Candidatus Zymogenaceae bacterium contains the following coding sequences:
- a CDS encoding NAD(P)/FAD-dependent oxidoreductase produces the protein MAKKITLAKETVKSNFSGKDRYDMVIIGAGITGLSTGLLWLKNVDDSKTLILEKNPYPGGFVTAYERSGYVFETTQLTPDIVAILEYLDIELKLKQYKGTFMRRLVVHGDDVDEYRIPTGPENFTDYLISIFPDDAQKIRKLMDYSVDLFAQVRKLKSIMTFSDKVKIPFAAPKVVANLNRTHSKLLDKFGITNPKLREVLESFAAFSGVPSDYASAIMTTGAMLSSMVRCFRPYGYYDELPATMSHLFQKRGGELRLGAEVEKIVVENGVVKGVRITGDDGMIEADRVITTIDPTVAMKGLVGTEHLTASYAKQLDGTLMSVSSLNVGLGLDNKIDLEGMDLDYPYNVLSTELGTTERLFEAVLEGKNAFSETCYHTALICPSLTTGGKPTVTIRGVPFGLGEWKKWRETDKKRYKEEKERWADFFIDKIERYFIPNLKKHIVYTDIATPATYARYSGSPTGSIYDMATTVDQFGPKRLPIKTPVKNLYQPKFAHGIYGGMMNGVQVVDLILDRAFNDGNSLFNPRV, from the coding sequence ATGGCGAAAAAGATCACACTTGCGAAAGAGACCGTCAAATCGAACTTTTCCGGAAAAGACCGGTACGACATGGTCATCATCGGAGCGGGCATCACGGGACTGTCCACGGGACTTTTGTGGCTGAAAAATGTGGATGACTCGAAAACCCTCATCCTGGAAAAGAATCCGTATCCCGGCGGTTTCGTGACGGCCTATGAGCGTTCCGGCTACGTCTTTGAGACCACCCAGCTGACACCGGACATTGTGGCCATCCTGGAATACCTGGATATCGAATTGAAGCTGAAGCAGTACAAGGGAACCTTCATGCGGCGGCTCGTGGTCCACGGTGATGATGTGGACGAATACCGCATTCCCACCGGTCCCGAAAACTTCACCGATTACCTCATCAGCATCTTCCCCGACGACGCCCAGAAGATCAGGAAGCTGATGGACTACTCGGTGGATCTGTTCGCCCAGGTCAGAAAGCTCAAGAGCATCATGACGTTTTCGGACAAGGTGAAGATCCCCTTCGCCGCCCCCAAGGTGGTGGCCAACCTCAACCGCACACACAGCAAATTGCTGGACAAATTCGGCATCACCAACCCGAAGCTCAGGGAAGTGCTGGAAAGCTTCGCGGCCTTCTCCGGCGTGCCGTCGGATTACGCCTCGGCCATTATGACCACCGGCGCCATGCTTTCGTCCATGGTCCGCTGTTTCAGGCCCTACGGCTACTACGACGAACTCCCGGCCACCATGAGCCATCTCTTCCAAAAGCGTGGGGGAGAGCTCCGGCTGGGGGCGGAGGTGGAGAAAATCGTGGTGGAAAACGGCGTGGTGAAGGGGGTACGGATCACCGGGGACGACGGGATGATCGAGGCCGACCGCGTCATCACCACCATCGATCCGACGGTGGCCATGAAGGGCCTCGTGGGGACGGAACACCTCACCGCCTCCTACGCCAAGCAGCTTGACGGCACCCTCATGTCCGTATCGTCCCTCAACGTGGGCCTGGGGCTGGACAATAAGATCGACCTGGAAGGCATGGACCTCGACTATCCCTACAATGTCCTCTCCACCGAGCTGGGCACTACGGAACGGCTCTTCGAGGCGGTCCTGGAGGGGAAAAACGCCTTCTCCGAAACCTGCTATCATACCGCACTGATCTGCCCCTCCCTGACCACCGGCGGCAAGCCCACCGTCACCATTCGCGGCGTGCCCTTTGGCCTGGGAGAATGGAAAAAGTGGCGGGAGACGGACAAAAAACGATACAAGGAAGAGAAGGAGCGCTGGGCGGACTTTTTCATCGACAAGATCGAGCGATATTTCATCCCGAATCTGAAAAAGCATATCGTATACACCGATATCGCCACCCCGGCCACCTACGCGCGTTATTCGGGATCCCCCACCGGCAGCATCTACGACATGGCGACCACCGTCGACCAGTTCGGGCCGAAGCGGCTCCCCATAAAGACCCCCGTCAAGAACCTCTACCAGCCCAAGTTCGCCCACGGCATTTACGGAGGGATGATGAACGGCGTGCAGGTGGTGGACCTGATTTTGGATCGGGCCTTCAACGACGGTAACTCTCTGTTCAACCCCCGGGTGTGA
- a CDS encoding VWA domain-containing protein — protein sequence MQTTILEFIDGLKFRGVRVSLSETMDALSGVSMMGLDNRETFKTTLKSTLIKDIRDLDAFDELFDAYFTRPLLIDQVVHTTADDVSRLLEELSGEVSDELSGLLTSDPKTMMELLMEAARQANISDIRHAIQVGYFFTRMSGSLSQMGLDLQMNQMIDLLRQRGRLGDGEEGIDEEGLRRIFDERTDQLRELARDMIKREQKKHKGDKKEQEAPSDFEGRSFSQLTAQEIEEMRDVISALVKKIKDSLSLRERRVRRGRFDIKKTLRISQQYGGVPIQVFFKKRKKNKAQIVTLCDVSRSVWNASRFMLNLLYSLQDQFDRVRSFVFVSDIGEVTDVFKRYEVNDALGRLMFEAGINFYSYTDYGDVLLKFYREYLDIINRRTTVIIIGDARNNYMAHNSWVMDKIKGKARKVYWLNPEPESWWGTGDSEMDEYVPFTSEARECRNFKQLLAFIHDLIV from the coding sequence ATGCAGACTACAATCTTAGAATTCATCGACGGCCTCAAGTTTCGGGGGGTCAGGGTTTCGCTGAGCGAGACCATGGACGCCCTTTCCGGCGTATCCATGATGGGTCTGGACAATCGGGAGACCTTTAAAACCACCCTCAAGAGCACCCTCATCAAGGACATTCGGGACCTGGACGCCTTCGACGAGCTGTTCGACGCCTACTTCACCCGCCCCCTCCTGATCGATCAGGTGGTTCACACCACCGCCGATGATGTCTCCCGCCTGCTGGAGGAGCTTTCGGGCGAGGTGTCCGATGAGCTTTCGGGCCTTCTTACCAGCGATCCCAAGACGATGATGGAACTCCTCATGGAGGCGGCAAGGCAGGCGAATATCTCGGACATCCGACACGCCATCCAGGTGGGCTATTTCTTCACCCGCATGAGCGGGAGTCTCTCCCAGATGGGCCTCGACCTGCAGATGAACCAGATGATAGACCTCCTTCGTCAGCGGGGCCGACTCGGTGACGGGGAGGAGGGGATCGATGAAGAGGGGCTGCGCCGGATATTCGATGAGCGCACCGATCAGCTCCGGGAGCTCGCCCGGGACATGATCAAGCGGGAGCAGAAGAAACACAAGGGAGACAAGAAGGAACAGGAGGCTCCCTCCGACTTCGAGGGACGCAGCTTCTCCCAGCTTACCGCCCAGGAGATCGAGGAGATGCGGGACGTCATCAGCGCCCTGGTCAAGAAAATCAAGGACTCCCTGTCGCTCCGGGAGCGCCGGGTCCGCCGGGGCCGGTTCGACATCAAAAAGACCCTTCGCATCTCCCAGCAGTACGGCGGCGTGCCCATACAGGTCTTCTTCAAGAAGAGAAAAAAGAACAAGGCCCAGATCGTCACCCTCTGCGATGTCTCCCGTTCGGTCTGGAACGCCTCCCGCTTCATGCTCAACCTTCTCTATTCCCTCCAGGACCAGTTCGACCGGGTCCGCTCCTTCGTGTTCGTCTCGGACATCGGAGAGGTGACCGACGTCTTCAAACGCTACGAGGTGAACGACGCCCTGGGGAGGCTCATGTTCGAGGCGGGCATCAATTTTTACAGCTACACCGACTACGGTGATGTGCTCCTCAAGTTTTACCGGGAATACCTGGACATCATCAACCGCCGAACCACCGTCATCATCATCGGCGACGCCCGGAACAACTACATGGCCCACAACAGCTGGGTCATGGACAAAATCAAGGGCAAGGCCCGAAAGGTCTACTGGCTCAATCCCGAGCCGGAATCCTGGTGGGGCACCGGCGACTCGGAGATGGATGAATACGTCCCCTTCACATCCGAGGCCCGGGAGTGCCGAAACTTCAAGCAGCTTTTGGCCTTTATCCATGACCTGATCGTTTGA
- a CDS encoding MoxR family ATPase, which produces MFDSVEHVIDAFREHLYIVDRDVATVVFLSVKMQKPILVEGPAGVGKTELAKVMAASQGLELIRLQCYEGLDEAKALYEWEYAKQLLYTQILKDKIGEVLAGSNSLADAVDRIGTAEDAFFSTKFILPRPLLKSITSEDPSMLLIDEIDKSDPEFEAFLLEILSDFQVSIPELGTLTARHIPQVVLTSNDTRDMSDALKRRCLHLYMNFPVKEKEEEIIRLKVPGVSDILADQVVRTVRAVRELDIKKLPSISETLDWAKALILLNVTKLDADTVQNTLNFILKYESDIAAAKKNMKKILEAPGILN; this is translated from the coding sequence ATGTTTGATTCCGTCGAGCATGTCATCGATGCCTTTCGAGAACACCTCTACATCGTCGATCGGGACGTGGCCACCGTGGTGTTTCTATCCGTTAAAATGCAAAAGCCGATTTTGGTGGAGGGTCCCGCAGGCGTGGGGAAAACCGAGCTTGCCAAGGTCATGGCGGCGTCCCAAGGGCTTGAGCTGATCCGGCTGCAATGTTACGAAGGTCTGGATGAGGCAAAGGCCCTCTATGAATGGGAATACGCCAAGCAGCTTCTCTATACCCAGATTCTCAAGGACAAGATCGGCGAAGTCCTGGCGGGATCCAACTCCCTGGCGGATGCGGTGGACCGCATCGGCACCGCCGAGGACGCCTTCTTCTCCACGAAGTTCATTCTTCCCCGGCCGCTTCTGAAATCCATCACGAGTGAAGACCCCTCGATGCTTCTCATCGACGAGATCGACAAGTCCGACCCGGAGTTCGAGGCGTTCCTTTTGGAAATACTCTCGGACTTCCAGGTGAGCATCCCGGAGCTGGGGACCCTCACCGCCCGGCACATCCCCCAGGTGGTCCTGACCAGCAACGACACCCGGGACATGTCCGACGCCCTCAAGCGCCGTTGCCTCCACCTCTATATGAACTTCCCCGTCAAAGAGAAGGAGGAAGAGATCATACGCCTCAAGGTGCCCGGCGTCTCCGATATCCTTGCCGACCAGGTGGTCAGGACCGTCCGGGCCGTGCGGGAGCTGGATATCAAGAAGCTCCCCTCCATCTCCGAGACCCTGGACTGGGCCAAGGCGCTCATCCTCCTCAACGTAACGAAGCTGGACGCGGACACGGTGCAGAACACCCTCAATTTCATCCTGAAGTACGAGTCGGACATCGCCGCGGCGAAGAAGAACATGAAAAAAATCCTCGAGGCGCCGGGGATCTTGAACTGA
- a CDS encoding DUF262 domain-containing protein, translated as MKFLDANEISILQLLSDQSKAYRVPLYQRPYVWNDEQWQELLDDLTNLTDSDVHFLGSFVVVPDDVTDTNIDTFQVVDGQQRLATILIWLAALKDIFQRRGEDKVADFISDYFSIDQVRGGERTTQPKLILSTYDDEVFSSILRGKIPDDPTNLLVRCYHYFRDESLRYGDLEDLYTKLLNRVSVVHINVFSHLNAFRLFETLNDRGLELSSADLIKNFILMKVAEDRETFDLVISRLNDMYDRLRDRDPVTFFRRYILSRFRGKVSEARVYERIRHIIESLSVEDVRDFAVDLSEKALLYEKILDGTTKSADVNRRLRNLNFIKAFAAHSLLLLVLEAFEETDALSEEDVSCILGDIETFHIRWAVCNRFAGNLDKMYNDLCVVLGSEAPDRFRAFIREFLTRLLEENRVTDEIFENDFISRHFNPNEPKTKYILHRLTTPTVPVSNGVDYRSVHTEHIMPKRLTNQWRDYLKRTGRSDDEIAMLHREYHNRIGNLTLIKGEWYLKYSNKMFNEKITEHHYRDCEFDITKKLVENGGEWSFERIENRSEELFEIVRRHNLWRMD; from the coding sequence ATGAAATTTTTAGATGCGAATGAAATATCCATCCTTCAGCTCCTTTCGGATCAAAGCAAGGCGTACCGGGTGCCTCTGTATCAGCGTCCCTATGTGTGGAATGACGAGCAGTGGCAGGAGCTGCTTGATGATCTGACCAACCTCACGGATTCCGACGTTCACTTCCTCGGCTCGTTCGTGGTGGTGCCGGATGATGTGACCGACACGAACATCGATACCTTCCAGGTGGTGGACGGCCAGCAGAGGCTCGCCACCATTTTGATCTGGCTGGCGGCTTTGAAGGACATCTTCCAGCGCCGGGGCGAGGACAAGGTGGCCGATTTCATCTCCGATTATTTTTCCATCGACCAGGTGCGGGGCGGCGAGCGCACCACCCAGCCGAAACTGATCCTCTCCACTTACGATGACGAGGTGTTCAGCTCCATCCTTCGGGGCAAAATCCCGGACGATCCCACCAATCTTCTGGTCAGATGCTACCACTACTTCAGGGACGAGAGCCTCCGCTACGGCGATCTGGAGGACCTCTACACGAAGCTCTTAAATCGCGTTTCGGTGGTGCACATCAATGTGTTCAGCCACCTGAACGCCTTTCGCCTGTTCGAAACCCTCAACGACCGGGGGCTGGAGCTGTCGTCGGCGGACCTGATAAAGAACTTCATTTTGATGAAGGTGGCGGAAGACCGGGAGACCTTCGACCTGGTGATCTCCCGGCTCAACGACATGTACGACCGGCTGAGGGATCGTGATCCGGTGACGTTCTTCCGCCGGTACATCCTCTCACGCTTTCGGGGAAAGGTATCCGAGGCGAGGGTCTATGAGCGCATCCGGCATATTATCGAGAGCCTGTCGGTGGAGGATGTGCGTGATTTCGCCGTGGATCTTTCCGAGAAGGCGCTGCTGTACGAAAAAATCCTCGACGGCACCACGAAATCGGCCGACGTCAATCGCAGGCTCAGGAATTTAAACTTCATCAAGGCGTTCGCCGCCCATTCTCTGCTGCTTTTGGTTTTGGAGGCCTTTGAGGAAACGGATGCGCTTTCGGAGGAGGACGTGTCCTGTATCCTGGGCGACATCGAGACCTTTCATATCAGGTGGGCGGTGTGCAACCGCTTCGCCGGCAACCTCGACAAGATGTATAACGACCTGTGTGTGGTCCTGGGGAGTGAGGCGCCCGATCGATTCCGTGCGTTCATCCGGGAATTTCTCACAAGGCTCCTGGAAGAAAACCGGGTAACCGACGAGATATTCGAAAACGATTTTATCTCCCGTCATTTCAACCCGAACGAACCGAAAACGAAATACATCCTCCATCGGCTGACGACGCCGACGGTACCGGTGTCCAACGGCGTTGATTACCGTTCGGTCCATACCGAGCATATCATGCCGAAGCGGCTGACCAACCAGTGGAGGGACTACCTGAAAAGAACCGGTCGGAGCGACGACGAGATCGCCATGCTGCACCGGGAATACCACAACCGCATCGGCAACCTGACGCTCATCAAGGGGGAATGGTATCTGAAATATTCGAACAAGATGTTCAACGAGAAGATTACGGAGCACCATTACCGGGACTGCGAGTTTGACATCACCAAGAAGCTTGTGGAAAACGGCGGAGAGTGGAGCTTTGAACGCATCGAGAACCGGTCGGAGGAACTCTTTGAGATCGTCAGGAGGCACAACCTGTGGCGTATGGACTGA
- a CDS encoding lysophospholipid acyltransferase family protein, which produces MSQLIVRPVFFIVPRMPLTAVRLLSDAIFYAIFPLFLILPGMKTQMFENINIAYGDSMTKKEKRRIVRLALRNTFRLPGECIYYGLNEDPTKLIRDVQIVGMEHFTQALEKGKGAVAIGSHTGNFVNMVTRMAREDVSYVILTKKIKNDAINDAYNEGKERCGVQYIDVKKRSDNMSAIRRALGENRIVHFIVDERKKRGEIMVPFFGKPAPTAAGPAILSLDTGAPLIPIFITHRNGFKQVIEILPPLDVELTGNRETDIYNLTAAGNRVIEDYIRTYPEQWSWVNPRWKT; this is translated from the coding sequence ATGTCACAGCTTATTGTCAGGCCGGTTTTCTTCATCGTCCCCAGGATGCCGCTCACTGCCGTCAGGCTTCTCAGCGACGCAATTTTTTACGCAATCTTCCCGCTGTTTCTCATCCTTCCCGGCATGAAAACGCAGATGTTCGAAAATATCAATATCGCATACGGCGACAGTATGACGAAAAAAGAGAAGCGGCGTATCGTCCGCCTCGCCCTCAGGAACACCTTCCGCCTTCCCGGTGAGTGCATTTACTACGGTTTAAACGAAGATCCCACAAAGCTCATCCGTGATGTCCAGATCGTAGGGATGGAACATTTCACACAAGCGCTGGAGAAGGGGAAGGGGGCGGTGGCCATCGGCTCCCATACCGGGAATTTCGTCAACATGGTCACCCGGATGGCCCGGGAGGACGTCTCGTATGTTATCCTGACGAAAAAAATAAAAAACGACGCCATAAACGACGCATACAACGAGGGCAAAGAGCGCTGCGGTGTTCAGTACATCGACGTGAAAAAACGGAGCGACAACATGAGCGCCATCCGCCGGGCACTCGGTGAAAACCGCATCGTCCACTTCATCGTGGATGAGCGAAAAAAACGGGGCGAAATCATGGTGCCGTTTTTCGGGAAACCGGCCCCGACGGCCGCGGGTCCCGCGATCCTTTCTTTGGATACCGGCGCGCCCCTCATACCGATATTCATCACCCACAGAAACGGTTTCAAGCAGGTGATCGAGATCCTCCCACCCCTCGACGTAGAGCTCACCGGCAACAGAGAGACCGATATTTACAACCTCACCGCCGCAGGAAATCGGGTCATCGAGGATTACATCCGCACCTACCCGGAACAATGGTCCTGGGTGAATCCCCGCTGGAAGACATGA
- a CDS encoding NAD(P)/FAD-dependent oxidoreductase: MGARPTLKKEEIRSNYTGSDDFDVIIVGAGVSGLFSGLFYLKHDPTARVLIVEKNPYPGGYVTAYTRGDYVFETSQLFPDIIDILHFLDIDVPLRRFSGTYMRSLVVHGDEVDEYRIPAGPDTFVAYLSDLFPEKKLNIQAFMNESLKIMEQLTHLKATPSILDMIKTPFVAPTVTKNLNRTFDVMMDRFGLDDPKLREALETFNAFSGIPSDKASAIIAVGGMLASMTASFRLYGFFDSFPAKLSVSFQEREGEMLLKGEVERIVVEGGVAVGVMLSGENRIIRAKHVITTADTMYSMLTLVGAEHLPDRYHRRLVKTVMSPSAFNVALGLDDRIDLSALDLDYPFNVISTGVGTTERLFEGFLQNENLYSDDCFHAAVICPSLTTGGKNTITINVVPFAPGMWQQWREGDKKKYREEKQRWADFFIDIAERYFVPNLKDHIVETDISTPATYRRYSGSPSSSIFDMATTVNQFGPKRLPMKTPIKNLYLPKFAHGIYGGAVNGMQVVDIITDGAVNRGKSLFALRTD; this comes from the coding sequence ATGGGTGCTCGACCGACGCTGAAAAAGGAAGAGATTCGCTCTAATTACACGGGCTCCGACGACTTTGATGTGATCATCGTCGGGGCCGGTGTTTCGGGTCTGTTCTCGGGCCTCTTTTACCTGAAACACGATCCGACCGCCCGGGTGCTTATCGTGGAGAAGAATCCCTATCCGGGCGGCTACGTCACCGCGTACACCCGGGGGGACTACGTCTTCGAGACCAGTCAGCTCTTCCCGGACATCATCGATATTCTCCATTTTTTGGATATCGACGTCCCCCTCAGGCGGTTTTCCGGCACCTACATGCGAAGTCTGGTGGTCCATGGGGACGAGGTTGACGAATACCGCATTCCCGCGGGACCCGATACCTTCGTCGCCTATCTCTCCGACCTCTTTCCCGAAAAGAAACTAAACATCCAGGCCTTCATGAATGAATCCCTCAAAATCATGGAGCAGCTCACCCACCTCAAGGCGACGCCGTCGATCCTGGATATGATTAAAACCCCCTTTGTCGCCCCCACGGTGACCAAAAACCTCAATCGCACATTCGATGTGATGATGGATCGCTTCGGCCTGGACGATCCGAAACTCCGGGAGGCGCTGGAGACCTTCAATGCGTTCTCCGGCATCCCCTCTGATAAGGCCTCGGCGATCATCGCCGTGGGAGGGATGCTGGCCTCGATGACCGCCTCCTTTCGTCTCTATGGTTTCTTCGACTCGTTCCCGGCGAAGCTCTCTGTCTCCTTTCAGGAGCGGGAAGGCGAAATGCTCCTGAAAGGTGAGGTGGAACGAATCGTAGTGGAGGGAGGCGTCGCTGTGGGCGTCATGCTCTCCGGGGAAAATCGGATCATTCGGGCAAAGCACGTCATCACCACCGCGGACACCATGTACTCGATGCTCACCCTGGTGGGGGCGGAGCACCTGCCCGATCGATATCACAGGCGTCTTGTGAAGACGGTCATGTCGCCCTCGGCCTTCAACGTGGCCCTTGGCCTGGACGACCGAATCGACCTTTCTGCTCTGGATCTGGACTATCCGTTCAATGTCATATCCACCGGCGTCGGCACAACCGAACGACTCTTCGAAGGGTTTTTACAGAACGAAAATCTCTACAGTGATGATTGCTTCCATGCCGCGGTCATCTGCCCGTCTCTCACCACCGGAGGGAAGAACACGATCACCATCAACGTGGTGCCCTTCGCCCCCGGGATGTGGCAGCAGTGGCGAGAGGGGGACAAAAAGAAATATCGGGAAGAAAAACAAAGATGGGCGGATTTCTTCATCGACATCGCCGAGAGATATTTCGTCCCGAACCTAAAGGACCATATCGTCGAGACGGACATATCCACCCCGGCCACGTATCGCCGTTATTCCGGCTCTCCATCCTCCAGCATCTTCGACATGGCGACCACCGTCAACCAGTTCGGCCCAAAGCGGCTCCCGATGAAGACCCCGATTAAAAATCTCTACCTCCCGAAGTTCGCCCACGGCATCTACGGCGGGGCCGTCAACGGGATGCAGGTAGTGGACATCATCACGGACGGCGCCGTCAACCGGGGCAAAAGCCTCTTCGCACTCCGAACCGACTAA
- the speB gene encoding agmatinase, which translates to MKNILEDSLLAGSTAQVTILGLPSDKYSSFLRGAADGPPAIREVLFSPGGNLWTEGGVDLEADGNLSDLGDVEFTDNMDHFERIEASVKLLTTLGKRPIFLGGDHYITWPIIKTFSRSHPNLTILQFDAHPDLYDEFDGKKDSHATPFARIMEKRHVRRLIQVGLRGITGHLREQARRFGVDTFEMRYLSEKPDLRLSGDVYISFDLDVLDPAHAPGVSHHEAGGMTVRHALSIIQSIDSKRSPVVGADVVELNPSRDISGITAAAAAKIVKEIAGKMLESIKK; encoded by the coding sequence ATGAAAAATATCCTGGAAGACAGCCTGCTGGCCGGCTCGACGGCGCAAGTGACGATACTTGGTCTGCCTTCGGACAAATACTCGTCGTTCCTCCGGGGAGCCGCCGACGGCCCACCAGCCATCCGGGAGGTCCTCTTTTCCCCCGGCGGAAACCTCTGGACGGAGGGAGGGGTCGACCTGGAGGCGGACGGGAACCTATCGGACCTGGGAGACGTAGAGTTCACCGACAATATGGACCATTTCGAGCGCATCGAGGCGTCCGTCAAGCTCCTGACCACCCTGGGCAAACGGCCGATCTTCCTGGGGGGGGATCACTACATCACCTGGCCCATCATCAAGACCTTTTCCCGGAGCCACCCGAACCTGACGATACTCCAATTCGACGCCCACCCGGACCTGTACGACGAGTTTGACGGAAAAAAAGACTCCCACGCCACCCCGTTCGCCCGCATCATGGAAAAACGCCACGTCCGGCGCCTGATACAGGTGGGGCTGCGGGGCATCACCGGCCACCTGCGGGAGCAGGCCCGACGTTTCGGCGTGGACACCTTCGAGATGAGATACCTGTCGGAGAAACCGGACCTGCGCCTTTCCGGCGACGTCTATATCTCCTTCGACCTGGATGTGCTGGACCCCGCCCACGCGCCGGGGGTATCCCACCACGAAGCGGGGGGTATGACCGTGCGTCACGCCCTCTCCATCATCCAGTCCATCGATTCGAAGCGGTCGCCCGTCGTGGGGGCGGACGTGGTGGAACTGAATCCCTCCCGGGACATATCCGGGATCACCGCCGCCGCAGCGGCGAAGATCGTCAAGGAAATCGCGGGAAAGATGCTGGAATCGATAAAAAAATAG